GTCAACAGGAAGAAATCCTATTTTTATAGGATTAGGCAACTATATTAAAATGTTTACCGATGATTCGGATTTTAGGCAGAGCTTTATTAATACTATTATATGGATTGTTCTGCAGTCCACTGTTCACGTTTGTATTGGTGTTGTATTCGCTATTATTCTGAATATGAAGGAATTTTATTGGAAATTTGCAAGAACAGTATTTATGATACCAAACATTATATCGGGGGCTGCCGTGGGAATGCTGTTCCTATGTATATTAAACCCTGAGTTTGGAGCTGTAAATAGTATTATCCGGTTATTGGGACTTGAGGATTTTTCTCAAAACTGGTTTATGGACTATAAAACATCTTTCTTTTCTGTAACTATGACCTGGTTACCTTATGCCGCTATTGTTACAATACTTGTTCTTGCTGAAATAGCAGCGATTCCTGATGGCCTTTTTGAAGCGGCCAGAATTGATGG
This region of Clostridium sp. BNL1100 genomic DNA includes:
- a CDS encoding sugar ABC transporter permease; this encodes MTKNKGYIALFLIPTLILFLIVYAVSIVILFGTSFTEWSTGRNPIFIGLGNYIKMFTDDSDFRQSFINTIIWIVLQSTVHVCIGVVFAIILNMKEFYWKFARTVFMIPNIISGAAVGMLFLCILNPEFGAVNSIIRLLGLEDFSQNWFMDYKTSFFSVTMTWLPYAAIVTILVLAEIAAIPDGLFEAARIDGASEIKINLYVVLPLLRNIIGTCVILSGTSMLQKLDIIVMTTGGGPGNQTMNLPMYIYKTALMDNNFGYSNTIGTFLVAFGIVLVLIYRKIFKIGSSDV